One stretch of Streptomyces sp. R21 DNA includes these proteins:
- the rpmI gene encoding 50S ribosomal protein L35 — MPKNKSHSGASKRFKITGSGKVLRERAGKRHLLEHKSSRLTRRLTGNAEMAPGDAKKIKKLLGK; from the coding sequence ATGCCGAAGAACAAGTCGCACAGCGGTGCCAGCAAGCGCTTCAAGATCACCGGCTCCGGCAAGGTGCTCCGCGAGCGTGCCGGCAAGCGCCACCTGCTCGAGCACAAGTCGTCGCGCCTGACGCGCCGCCTCACCGGCAACGCCGAGATGGCCCCGGGCGACGCCAAGAAGATCAAGAAGCTTCTCGGCAAGTGA